The Nostoc sp. 'Peltigera membranacea cyanobiont' N6 genome contains the following window.
ATAACTACACAATTGCAAAATCTTCCCCAACCAGAGGTGAGATTTAATTACCTGGGTCAGTTTGATCGAGTTCTACCTAAATCATCACAGTTTAAGCTGGTCAACCAAACTGTAGGTATTAGCCGCAGCCTGCAAGATAACCGCCGCTATTTGATAGATATTAACGGATTTGTACTTGGGGGTCAGCTGCAACTAGAGTGGACGTACTGCGAACAGATACATCGACCAACGACCATTGAACAACTAGCTCAAGAGTTTATCAAGGCATTGCGATCGCTGATTACCCATTGTCAATCTCCTGAAGCGGGAGGTTATACACCTTCTGACTTTCCAGAAGCAAACTTGAGTCAAAAAGACCTAGAACAGTTCCTAACAAAAATCAACCGAGGGAGCGGCAAGACAAGCAAATGAAAACAGAAAATGTTCAAGATATCTACGAACTCTCTCCGGTGCAGAATGGTATTCTATTCCACAGTTTGTACGCGCCTGAAACAGGACTTTATTTGATCCAGTTTAGCTTTACTCTGCGTGGTCATCTCGATATTGTTGCTTTTGATCGTGCTTGGCAAGAAGTAACAGCTAGACATACAATTTTACGTACTAGCTTCTATTGGCAAGAAATTGACAAACCACTACAAGTTGTACATCAACAAGTCAAAGTGCCGCTAGAGCAGTACGATTGGCGGGGAATAGATCCAGTTGAACAAGAAAAGACTTTAAGTAGTTTTCTTGTCAGCGATCGCCAAAAGGGTTTTGATATTTCTCAAGCCCCACTGATGCGTTTAACAGTGATTCGTCTCGCAGAAAATACTTACCAATTTGTGTGGAGCAAACACCATTTAATTTTGGATGGGTGGTCAGGCTCGTTGCTGCTCGAAGAAGTCTTTCAAATATACAAAAAGCTTTCTCAAAGTCAACATATTTTTTTAGCACCCTGTCGTCCCTTCAAAGACTACATTGCCTGGTTGCAAAAACAAGACTTATCTAAAGCTGAGGTGTTCTGGCGGCAGATGCTCAATGGTATAAAAGCTCCAACTCCTCTTACTTATCTGGAACTCGAAAACTTGTCTAGCCAAGAAGAGAAATATGATGAGCAACAAATCAAGATATCAGCAGTAACTACCGAAATACTACAGTCGTTGGCACGGCAGCATCAACTGACGCTGAACACACTATTTCAAGGAGCTTGGGCTATCCTCTTGAGTCGTTACAGTTGTCAAAGCCAAGTAGTCTATGGTTGCGGTGTTTCTGGTCGTCCAGTAGACCTAGAGGGAGTAGAGTCGATGGTAGGGGTGTTCATTAACACTTTGCCAGTTTGTGTCAAGTTAAATTCTGAGCAGTATTTACTGGCATTTTTAAAGGAACTTCAGGCTCAACAGGTTAAGATGCGTCAGTACGAGTACAGTCCACTAGTAGAGATTCAAGGGTGGAGTGAAGTGCCACGAGGAATGCCTTTATTCAAGAGCATTGTGGTGTTTGAAAACTACCCAATGACTAAGGTTTTACAGAACAATGAGGAAGATTTAGAGTTGCTTGAACTGACTGGTTTTTACAAGACAAACTATCCCCTCAATGTTATTGGGTATCCAGGATCGGAATTAGTGATTGGAATTAATTACGATTGTCAGCTTTTCGATGCTGCCACAATCACCGGAATTCTTCAGGATATTGAAATATTACTCAAAAGTATAGCAAATAATCCTCATATACGCCTTCAGGACTTATCTTTGTTGACATCAAATCAGCAGAAGTTAGCGTCAATGTTAGAAAAAGAGATTACCTTTAGCTTTGTTTAGAATAATTAAGCACATATATAAATCAAAAAAGATAAATAAAATTATGATCGTTTCCACCGAAATAGAACGTCGATATAAACTTTCAAGCAATGAATTTCAAATAGAATATGTTCAAAAGAGAAAACCAGTTATTATCTCAGGTGTCATTCCCAGTTGGAATAGTTATGATAAATGGTCAATAGAATATTTCAAAAATCTCTCTTCTCATGTAAAAATTTATGCTAAAAAGTTTAGTAGTACTCAAGGAATACAAGTATCTAGCGTCACTATCGAAGAATATGCAAAAATAATAAATGACTTTGAGAAAAATCCTCATGATAATGACTTACCGCCTTATTGTCATGACCTGCCATTATTTAGTTTAATACCTGCACTAATAGAAGATGTTCAACCGTTTCCTCTAGATTATTTGCCAAAATGGTACCATTTTAAATGGTGGCGTTACTGTCAATTTTTTATCGGTTCTTCTCAAAGCATTACCCCACTACATTTTGATTGCCTTCTGACTAACAATATTTTTTTTCAAATTGTTGGTCGAAAACAATTTACTATATTACAGCCTGAAGATGCAAAATATTGTTATCGTCAAGGTTGGCGATGGTTTCTGATCGATCCAGAAAAGCCAGATTATAATAAATATCCTCAATACAAATATGCAAGACCAATTAAATTTATCGTCAATCCTGGCGATATTTTATATATGCCTCCCGGTACACTGCATCATGTTAGAAGTTTAGATACATCGATTTCTTTTAATATTGATTGGCACACTAGCAAAAGCTCATTGAATGCTCTAGCCGCTTTTAGAAAGGGTATGCCGATTCAAAATTCATATTACAACTTTTTACTAGCTATGGGATTAGTCATGAAAATGCCTCCTCAGATGGTTTTTAAATTCTATAAAAGCTATCTTAATTATATTTCTTGAAAATCATCTAGGTTTCTAGCTTGCTTGTCACCACCTCAGTTTAATTTTTTGAAATCAGGATAAATATTTTATGTCTTTTATCAGTCCTACTCCAGCAGATTTTTATAATGTTTTTGCTGCAATACAAAATCAGCGTAAAAGTCCAGAAGATATTCAATTAACGATGAGGTTTTTAGAACAATTATTTCTCCAATATCTTCCAGAAAAAGCGCATATTCTCGATCTTTGTTGTGGAACTGGATGCTTTTTAAAAGAGCTTGAAAACAGAGGTTACAAAACAACTGGGATTGATGTAGTAGAAGCGCTATTAAACTACGCTCGCGAGAACGCCCCTAATAGTCAATTGCTCCTTGAGGATGCCCGGTCATTTCAATTACCACCTACCTTTGATGGTGTCTTTTCACAGATGTCATTAAACCAGATATTAACGGTTAAAGAACTAACAAGCGTCTTCCAGAATGTGTATAATGCACTGCTAGAAAATGGTCTTTTCGTGTTTAATGTATTCGTGGAAGAGTCATATCCTTACGAGAAAAGGATAGGAGAACATGCTGAGATAAAAGATGAGTATGTCAGAGCTACAATAGCATCTACTCACCCAGAAGAAAGAGTGGTTGAATATCACACTAGCCTGTTTAGATTGATAGATGGGGAATGGCAACGTTCAAATTATATTATTTCTAACAAACATTTTACAATAGCAGAAATTCAGTCTGCTTTGAAAAATGTAGGTTTTATAGAAATTAGTTATTATGACTATGAAAAAGACTTAACACCTTCAAAAGAACGACAACCTGGTGTTGCTTTTTCTTCCCGAAAACCACTCATTAGATAAGCTCGATTTTATCGAACATAATTCAGTTTGGTATTCTGTACAACTTCAGCCGCTAACAGAGGGTTTCCCGACTTGTTCGCGTAGCATCTCCCATAGGATAAGGGCGAATGAATAATCGGGTTTAAGCTCCGCGACTGATTGATTCTGACTGCTGAATTCTTTTTCAATCCTTTTGGCATCCATACTCGCAAGATGTGAAAATTATCAGAACAAAGGTATTATCGTCGCCAAGTAACTCCATGAATATTTTTGAACAGTGTGAATCAAAGGTCAGAAGCTATTGCCGTAATTTCCCAGCCGTACTGCATCGGGCTAAGGGTTCCATTATTTATTCTGAATCAGGTGAAGAATACATAGATTTTTTCGCTGGTGCTGGCGCTTTAAACTATGGACACAATCATGACTATATAAAACAAAAAGTCATGTCATATTTAGATGCTGATGGAATAGCTCATGGCTTAGATATGTATACTTCAGCTAAAGAGAAGTTTTTAGTTAAGTTTAACGAGATAATACTAAATACAAAACAGCTAGATTATCGCATCCAGTTCTGTGGGCCGACTGGAACAAATGCCGTTGAAGCTGCTTTAAAATTAGCTAGAAAAATCAAAAAAA
Protein-coding sequences here:
- a CDS encoding class I SAM-dependent DNA methyltransferase encodes the protein MSFISPTPADFYNVFAAIQNQRKSPEDIQLTMRFLEQLFLQYLPEKAHILDLCCGTGCFLKELENRGYKTTGIDVVEALLNYARENAPNSQLLLEDARSFQLPPTFDGVFSQMSLNQILTVKELTSVFQNVYNALLENGLFVFNVFVEESYPYEKRIGEHAEIKDEYVRATIASTHPEERVVEYHTSLFRLIDGEWQRSNYIISNKHFTIAEIQSALKNVGFIEISYYDYEKDLTPSKERQPGVAFSSRKPLIR
- a CDS encoding cupin-like domain-containing protein codes for the protein MIVSTEIERRYKLSSNEFQIEYVQKRKPVIISGVIPSWNSYDKWSIEYFKNLSSHVKIYAKKFSSTQGIQVSSVTIEEYAKIINDFEKNPHDNDLPPYCHDLPLFSLIPALIEDVQPFPLDYLPKWYHFKWWRYCQFFIGSSQSITPLHFDCLLTNNIFFQIVGRKQFTILQPEDAKYCYRQGWRWFLIDPEKPDYNKYPQYKYARPIKFIVNPGDILYMPPGTLHHVRSLDTSISFNIDWHTSKSSLNALAAFRKGMPIQNSYYNFLLAMGLVMKMPPQMVFKFYKSYLNYIS
- a CDS encoding condensation domain-containing protein, which codes for MKTENVQDIYELSPVQNGILFHSLYAPETGLYLIQFSFTLRGHLDIVAFDRAWQEVTARHTILRTSFYWQEIDKPLQVVHQQVKVPLEQYDWRGIDPVEQEKTLSSFLVSDRQKGFDISQAPLMRLTVIRLAENTYQFVWSKHHLILDGWSGSLLLEEVFQIYKKLSQSQHIFLAPCRPFKDYIAWLQKQDLSKAEVFWRQMLNGIKAPTPLTYLELENLSSQEEKYDEQQIKISAVTTEILQSLARQHQLTLNTLFQGAWAILLSRYSCQSQVVYGCGVSGRPVDLEGVESMVGVFINTLPVCVKLNSEQYLLAFLKELQAQQVKMRQYEYSPLVEIQGWSEVPRGMPLFKSIVVFENYPMTKVLQNNEEDLELLELTGFYKTNYPLNVIGYPGSELVIGINYDCQLFDAATITGILQDIEILLKSIANNPHIRLQDLSLLTSNQQKLASMLEKEITFSFV